A genome region from Variovorax paradoxus includes the following:
- the xth gene encoding exodeoxyribonuclease III gives MKIATWNVNSLTARLQHVLDWLIANPVDVLCLQELKMTDDKFPLEVLKSAGYEAAVFGQKTYNGVAILSLAPVRDVVKNIGGFTDDQSRVIAATIETPSGPLRVVNCYFVNGQAPGSEKFAYKMKWLEALHDQLRQELAAHPNLVLLGDFNVTPEDRDSFDPVGLKETIHHTTEERNHFKALLELGLTDSFRMFEQPEKSFSWWDYRMLGYQKNRGLRIDHILVSQPLLPRVKGCVIDRVPRKWEKPSDHAPVVLDLDQGA, from the coding sequence ATGAAAATCGCCACCTGGAACGTCAACTCCCTCACCGCGCGCCTGCAGCACGTGCTCGACTGGCTCATTGCCAACCCGGTCGACGTGCTCTGCCTGCAGGAGCTCAAGATGACGGACGACAAGTTTCCGCTCGAGGTCCTGAAGTCCGCGGGCTACGAGGCCGCGGTGTTCGGCCAGAAGACCTACAACGGCGTCGCCATCCTGAGCCTCGCGCCGGTCCGCGACGTGGTGAAGAACATCGGCGGTTTCACGGACGACCAGTCGCGCGTGATCGCGGCGACCATCGAGACGCCCTCCGGTCCGCTGCGCGTGGTCAACTGCTACTTCGTGAACGGGCAGGCGCCGGGCTCGGAAAAGTTCGCCTACAAGATGAAGTGGCTCGAGGCGCTGCACGACCAGCTGCGCCAAGAGCTGGCCGCACACCCGAACCTGGTGCTGCTGGGCGACTTCAACGTCACGCCCGAGGACCGCGACAGCTTCGACCCTGTGGGCCTGAAGGAAACCATCCACCACACGACCGAGGAACGCAACCATTTCAAGGCGCTGCTCGAGCTGGGCCTGACCGACAGCTTCCGCATGTTCGAGCAGCCCGAGAAGAGCTTCTCGTGGTGGGACTACCGCATGCTGGGCTACCAGAAGAACCGCGGCCTGCGCATCGACCACATCCTCGTGAGCCAGCCGCTGCTGCCGCGCGTGAAGGGCTGCGTCATCGACCGCGTGCCGCGCAAATGGGAAAAGCCCAGCGATCACGCACCGGTGGTGCTCGATCTTGACCAGGGAGCCTGA
- a CDS encoding DotU family type IV/VI secretion system protein codes for MARNLPDLAVDDHITKQFRAFYDEIVKARDRTAESRETDPDMVAQALARHLENLLELQSLESRRESTRFELENVADARYLKAALADEILLHTPWVGRERWTAHLLESSLFRSNIAGDLVFRRIEELLSGREPSRRDIARLYLFALALGFQGKYRGSGEEARLLGYREELFQFVYQRQADFSGRDRVVSERAYASTLSHIAPRKLPTLSRWTVLFLLATASLLAVSELLWLWQSWPVRQVLQPGAIEASGGYTR; via the coding sequence ATGGCACGCAACCTTCCCGACCTTGCGGTCGACGACCACATCACCAAGCAGTTCCGCGCTTTCTACGACGAGATCGTGAAAGCGCGCGACCGCACCGCCGAATCGCGCGAGACCGACCCCGACATGGTGGCGCAGGCACTGGCCCGCCATCTGGAGAACCTGCTCGAGCTGCAGTCGCTCGAGTCGCGCCGCGAGAGCACGCGCTTCGAACTCGAGAACGTGGCCGACGCGCGCTACCTGAAGGCCGCGCTGGCCGACGAGATCCTGCTGCACACGCCGTGGGTCGGGCGCGAGCGCTGGACCGCGCACCTGCTCGAGTCCTCGCTGTTCCGAAGCAACATCGCGGGCGACCTCGTGTTCCGCCGCATCGAGGAGCTGCTGTCGGGCCGCGAGCCGTCGCGCCGCGACATCGCGCGGCTGTACCTGTTCGCGCTGGCGCTGGGATTCCAGGGCAAGTACCGCGGCAGCGGCGAGGAGGCTCGCCTGCTCGGCTACCGCGAGGAGCTGTTCCAGTTCGTCTACCAGCGCCAGGCCGACTTCTCGGGCCGCGACCGCGTGGTGTCGGAACGGGCGTATGCGAGCACGCTGTCGCACATCGCGCCGCGCAAGCTGCCGACGCTGAGCCGCTGGACGGTGCTGTTCCTGCTGGCCACCGCCTCGCTGCTCGCGGTGTCGGAGCTGCTGTGGCTGTGGCAGTCGTGGCCGGTGCGGCAGGTGCTGCAGCCGGGCGCGATCGAGGCGTCGGGAGGCTACACGCGATGA
- the glnL gene encoding nitrogen regulation protein NR(II), producing MVFGKKANGANLRFKSFDLLSTLIAVVNGNGSVLFANAGLEDALGTSRRTLEGSQFGACFHEPQVLRTAIDGASSNDFATLRYEAFLRRVNHELMPVQVTLSHGDRKGELIIEMSPLEQQVRQDREERLIDQAQANKELIRNLAHEIKNPLGGIRGAAQLLQMEVESRDLIEYTQVIIHEADRLQTLVDRLLAPHRRPHVVGDVNIHEVCERVRSVILAEFPRDLHIERDFDVSIPEFRGDREQLIQATLNIAHNAAQALAERRAAGDAQITFKTRVARQVIFNKQWYRLALELHVIDNGPGVPDTIKDRIFYPLVSGREGGTGLGLTLAQTFVQQHHGVIECDSVPGRTDFKILIPLP from the coding sequence ATGGTGTTCGGGAAGAAGGCGAACGGCGCCAACCTGCGCTTCAAGTCCTTCGACCTGCTGTCCACGCTGATCGCGGTGGTCAACGGCAACGGCTCCGTGCTGTTTGCCAACGCAGGCCTCGAGGACGCACTGGGCACATCGCGACGCACGCTCGAGGGATCGCAGTTCGGTGCCTGTTTCCACGAGCCGCAGGTGCTGCGCACTGCCATCGACGGCGCCAGCAGCAACGACTTCGCAACGCTGCGCTACGAAGCCTTCCTGCGTCGCGTCAATCACGAGCTGATGCCGGTGCAGGTCACGCTGTCGCACGGCGACAGGAAGGGCGAGCTCATCATCGAGATGTCGCCGCTCGAGCAGCAGGTGCGCCAGGACCGCGAGGAGCGCCTCATCGACCAGGCGCAGGCCAACAAGGAACTCATCCGCAACCTCGCGCACGAGATCAAGAATCCGCTGGGCGGCATCCGCGGTGCGGCGCAGCTGCTGCAGATGGAGGTCGAGTCCCGCGACCTCATCGAATACACCCAGGTCATCATCCACGAGGCCGACCGGCTGCAGACGCTGGTCGACCGGCTGCTGGCGCCGCACCGGCGCCCGCACGTGGTGGGCGACGTGAACATCCACGAGGTGTGCGAGCGCGTGCGCTCGGTCATCCTGGCGGAATTTCCGCGCGACCTGCACATCGAGCGCGACTTCGACGTCTCGATCCCCGAGTTCCGCGGCGACCGCGAGCAACTCATCCAGGCCACGCTGAACATCGCGCACAACGCGGCGCAGGCGCTGGCCGAGCGTCGCGCCGCGGGCGATGCGCAGATCACTTTCAAGACGCGCGTGGCACGCCAGGTGATCTTCAACAAGCAGTGGTATCGACTGGCACTGGAATTGCATGTCATCGACAATGGACCGGGTGTGCCGGACACGATCAAGGACCGCATCTTCTATCCGCTCGTCTCGGGCAGGGAAGGCGGGACCGGGCTGGGGCTGACGCTCGCGCAAACCTTTGTGCAGCAGCATCACGGCGTGATCGAGTGCGACAGCGTCCCGGGCCGAACCGATTTCAAGATATTGATACCGCTGCCCTAG
- a CDS encoding type VI secretion system protein, whose product MLTDQLFLISIAVLTLVVLLVLGMVLYFAARRSHAKPSSDPKVARIRFDSLRSSFRQAVELIEGNIASRADRYGIPWIMLLNEGDDHRQLPIEQSGVASALSTESASAAATQGISWHFFDRGVVIDIQGAYLGSPDDDDASEKPWDEFLGMCRAYRPQRPFDSVVITIPAALLLDDSTDGRLELSKRAKLAHRRLWLAQNRFAMRFAVYVLVTGAEQLEGFSAFARALPEPLRASMLGWSSPYDLSTTYQPGWVDEAVGTVVRSVSDVSAELFATDTAPQGAGPQLLLPSRIEALRGQLQLYVDELMRPSAYHEPFFFRGIYLTGDSGESAQAIATIDAERFAERFTDVDNQRDAYGRQEPAGGDLIAQLMRQPAFLRDLFEKKIFLEYGLTRPSRTQTLARPVLHRALRWTAVLFLGGWGIGLVVATWQLHRHNGTLVSALSQLQNDAHYRMRAQQRGETIPTAWYRNKALSLLAMNERLRTDGTYSFFMPGSWQPFDDLNERVIERIEREFGDIAVSTLRRELMARVSQLSGVEQDEATGEFIVGANCALPPSFRTIGDAPRKNGLLVEDQPEFGALQRYLGSAEQLDTALQAVERLRQPSTGNAEDLRVAVRYALGAELPADLSRNLRYFRQAAEGNALAIPLAPVQAALRCALDKGTAQLDARLFVNNELLVSEQALARLTPSLAGAGSFARTTASYREVIGAIKDQEDLVASGKGGWMRQPVLALGGSYDRTIARIEQNRLLGQESADAVRSRAQDAFQKFRAEFNLRFGGAQPGLVWQDKEGRFALAPERIALRDALSALLAQPFMAAARDRDLPGAGMRSMAAWDLPRLDQALAVGDVRKRYMTDGLTAFPASVRPGIEAALNAHFAQLVVDQVAEAASGAGDGPRTLMATDTQAAAYEASRQRLAKVQALLYELGAGPRAEDLRALISRDALQRLEAVDEAFNQSELYAMRGRDFQGWRGERGPMLVTFGVSDTGSLAAYLGQQFNRVETLGKLADGYIAALDGAGAGSVLAQRWQAINRDLERYRLKNPNSSLLLLEQFLGTTGAEIDRETCSAKLAGKAPATRIGDYFADRHQQIYSALLARCYELQFGDQQELWTQFSTRFNRSLAGRHPFGAATTARAFDLADPADVNDLARAFDPLARALKESRTDAGARTSAMPGAAARRFAEQFGRARDFLQPLFPTEEGATPGFDLSVDFRANTTAEIEGNKIIDWSFEVGDQVLRLRDAPRTLRWEYGMPVALVLRVAKDSPLVPRADAQQPALLTDGQTVTFRFADPWALLTLAQRQREGESLQRPDGRSQLLKFEFPLAAQSAGDTAQMPAGGRARVFLRIAASPAGKKNALIWPAAFPARAPEWSTP is encoded by the coding sequence ATGCTGACGGACCAGCTCTTCCTGATCTCCATCGCGGTGCTCACGCTGGTGGTGCTGCTCGTGCTCGGCATGGTGCTGTACTTCGCCGCGCGCCGTTCGCACGCCAAGCCGTCGAGCGACCCGAAGGTCGCGCGCATCCGCTTCGACTCGCTGCGCAGCTCGTTCCGCCAGGCGGTCGAGCTGATCGAGGGCAACATCGCCTCGCGCGCCGACCGCTACGGCATCCCGTGGATCATGCTGCTCAACGAGGGCGACGACCACCGCCAGCTGCCGATCGAGCAGTCGGGCGTGGCCAGCGCGCTGAGCACCGAGTCGGCCTCGGCCGCGGCCACGCAGGGCATCTCGTGGCACTTCTTCGACCGCGGGGTGGTCATCGACATCCAGGGCGCCTACCTCGGCTCGCCCGACGACGACGACGCTTCCGAGAAGCCGTGGGACGAGTTCCTCGGCATGTGCCGGGCCTACCGCCCGCAGCGCCCGTTCGACTCGGTGGTGATCACCATTCCGGCAGCGCTGCTGCTGGACGACAGCACCGACGGACGGCTGGAGCTGTCCAAGCGCGCCAAGCTCGCGCATCGCCGGCTGTGGCTCGCGCAGAACCGCTTCGCGATGCGCTTCGCGGTGTACGTGCTCGTCACGGGCGCCGAGCAGCTCGAGGGCTTCAGCGCCTTCGCGCGCGCATTGCCCGAGCCGCTGCGCGCCAGCATGCTGGGCTGGTCGTCGCCGTACGACCTGTCGACCACCTACCAGCCGGGCTGGGTCGACGAGGCGGTGGGCACCGTGGTGCGCTCGGTCTCCGACGTGTCGGCCGAGCTGTTCGCGACCGACACCGCGCCCCAGGGGGCCGGCCCTCAGCTGCTGCTGCCTTCGCGCATCGAGGCGCTGCGCGGCCAGCTGCAGCTGTACGTCGACGAACTGATGCGCCCGAGCGCCTACCACGAGCCCTTCTTCTTCCGCGGCATCTACCTGACGGGCGACAGCGGCGAATCGGCGCAGGCCATCGCGACCATCGACGCGGAGCGCTTCGCCGAGCGCTTCACCGACGTCGACAACCAGCGCGACGCCTACGGCCGGCAGGAGCCCGCCGGCGGCGACCTCATCGCGCAGCTGATGCGCCAGCCTGCGTTCCTGCGCGACCTTTTCGAGAAGAAGATCTTTCTCGAGTACGGCCTCACCCGGCCGTCGCGCACGCAAACGCTCGCACGCCCGGTGCTGCACCGCGCGCTGCGCTGGACGGCGGTGCTGTTCCTCGGCGGCTGGGGCATCGGCCTGGTGGTGGCCACATGGCAGCTGCACCGGCACAACGGCACGCTGGTGTCGGCGCTCTCGCAGCTCCAGAACGACGCCCACTACCGCATGCGCGCACAGCAGCGCGGCGAGACCATTCCGACGGCCTGGTACCGAAACAAGGCGCTGTCGCTGCTGGCCATGAACGAACGGCTGCGCACCGACGGCACCTACTCGTTCTTCATGCCGGGCTCGTGGCAGCCTTTCGACGACCTCAACGAACGCGTGATCGAGCGCATCGAGCGCGAGTTCGGCGACATCGCAGTGAGCACCCTGCGGCGCGAGCTGATGGCCCGCGTGAGCCAGCTGAGCGGCGTGGAGCAGGACGAGGCCACAGGCGAATTCATCGTCGGCGCGAACTGCGCGCTGCCGCCGAGCTTCCGGACCATCGGCGACGCCCCTCGCAAGAACGGCCTGCTGGTGGAAGACCAGCCGGAGTTCGGCGCACTGCAGCGCTACCTCGGCTCGGCCGAACAGCTCGACACCGCGCTGCAGGCCGTGGAGCGGCTGCGCCAGCCGTCCACCGGCAATGCGGAAGACCTGCGCGTGGCCGTGCGCTATGCGCTGGGCGCCGAGCTGCCGGCCGACCTGAGCCGCAATCTGCGCTACTTCCGCCAGGCCGCCGAAGGCAACGCGCTGGCGATTCCGCTGGCGCCGGTGCAGGCGGCGCTGCGCTGCGCGCTCGACAAGGGCACGGCGCAGCTCGACGCACGGCTGTTCGTCAACAACGAGCTGCTGGTGTCCGAACAGGCGCTGGCCCGGCTCACGCCGTCGCTCGCCGGTGCCGGCAGCTTCGCGCGCACCACCGCCAGCTACCGCGAGGTGATCGGCGCGATCAAGGACCAGGAAGACCTGGTCGCGTCCGGCAAGGGCGGCTGGATGCGCCAGCCGGTGCTGGCGCTGGGCGGCTCGTACGACCGCACGATCGCGCGCATCGAGCAGAACCGCCTGCTGGGGCAGGAATCGGCCGATGCCGTGCGTTCGCGCGCACAGGACGCGTTCCAGAAATTCCGCGCGGAGTTCAACCTGCGCTTCGGCGGCGCGCAACCCGGCCTGGTGTGGCAGGACAAGGAAGGCCGCTTCGCGCTGGCACCCGAGCGCATCGCGCTGCGCGACGCGCTCTCCGCGTTGCTGGCGCAGCCCTTCATGGCCGCCGCGCGCGACCGCGACCTGCCCGGCGCGGGCATGCGGTCGATGGCCGCGTGGGACCTGCCGCGGCTCGACCAGGCGCTGGCGGTCGGCGACGTCCGCAAGCGCTACATGACCGATGGCCTGACGGCCTTCCCCGCGTCGGTTCGCCCGGGCATCGAGGCCGCGCTGAACGCGCACTTCGCGCAGCTGGTGGTCGACCAGGTGGCCGAGGCCGCGTCCGGCGCCGGCGACGGTCCGCGCACGCTGATGGCCACCGACACGCAGGCCGCGGCCTATGAAGCCTCGCGCCAGCGGCTGGCCAAGGTGCAGGCGCTGCTGTACGAACTGGGCGCGGGCCCGCGCGCCGAAGACCTGCGCGCGCTGATCTCGCGCGATGCGCTGCAGCGTCTGGAGGCCGTGGACGAGGCCTTCAATCAGTCGGAGCTCTACGCCATGCGCGGGCGCGACTTCCAGGGCTGGCGCGGCGAGCGCGGTCCGATGCTGGTGACCTTCGGCGTCTCGGACACCGGCTCGCTCGCGGCCTACCTGGGCCAGCAGTTCAATCGCGTCGAAACGCTGGGCAAGCTCGCCGACGGCTACATCGCGGCGCTCGACGGCGCAGGCGCGGGCTCGGTGCTCGCACAGCGCTGGCAGGCGATCAACCGCGACCTCGAACGCTACCGGCTGAAGAACCCGAACAGCAGCCTGCTGCTGCTCGAGCAGTTCCTGGGGACCACCGGCGCCGAGATCGATCGCGAGACCTGCTCGGCCAAGCTGGCCGGCAAGGCACCGGCGACGCGCATCGGCGACTACTTCGCGGACCGCCACCAGCAGATCTACAGCGCGCTGCTCGCACGCTGCTACGAACTGCAGTTCGGCGACCAGCAGGAGCTGTGGACCCAGTTCTCCACACGCTTCAATCGCTCGCTGGCCGGCAGGCACCCGTTCGGCGCGGCCACCACCGCGCGCGCCTTCGACCTGGCCGACCCGGCCGATGTGAACGACCTGGCGCGGGCCTTCGATCCGCTGGCACGCGCGCTGAAGGAAAGCCGCACCGACGCCGGTGCACGTACCTCGGCGATGCCGGGCGCGGCCGCGCGCCGCTTCGCCGAGCAGTTCGGCCGCGCGCGCGACTTCCTGCAGCCGCTGTTCCCCACCGAGGAGGGCGCCACGCCGGGCTTCGACCTGAGCGTGGACTTCCGCGCGAACACCACGGCGGAAATCGAAGGCAACAAGATCATCGACTGGTCCTTCGAGGTCGGCGACCAGGTGCTGCGCCTGCGCGACGCCCCGCGCACGCTGCGCTGGGAGTACGGCATGCCGGTGGCGCTGGTGCTGCGCGTCGCGAAGGACTCGCCGCTGGTACCACGTGCCGACGCGCAGCAGCCTGCCCTGCTGACCGACGGCCAGACCGTGACCTTCCGCTTCGCCGACCCGTGGGCGCTGCTCACGCTGGCGCAGCGCCAGCGCGAAGGCGAGTCGCTGCAACGCCCGGACGGCCGCTCGCAGCTGCTGAAGTTCGAGTTTCCGCTGGCGGCCCAGTCGGCCGGCGACACGGCGCAGATGCCGGCCGGTGGACGCGCGCGCGTGTTCCTGCGCATCGCGGCGAGCCCCGCCGGCAAGAAGAACGCCTTGATCTGGCCGGCGGCGTTCCCCGCCCGCGCCCCTGAATGGAGCACGCCCTGA
- the glnA gene encoding type I glutamate--ammonia ligase gives MAKTVADVLKLVKENEVKFVDFRFTDTRGKEQHVTVPVSAFDEDKFTSGHAFDGSSIAGWKGIEASDMQLMPDPNTANIDPFFEETTLILTCDVIDPADGKAYERDPRSLAKRAEAYMKASGLGDTAFFGPEPEFFVFDGVRWKNDMSGCFVKIESEEASWNTDKEYEHGNTGHRPAVKGGYFPVPPVDSFQDMRSEMCLVLESLGIPVEVHHHEVANAGQMELGTKFSTLVQRADWVQLQKYVIHNVAHAYGKTATFMPKPIVGDNGSGMHVHQSVWKDGKNLFAGDGYAGLSDFALHYIGGIIKHARALNAITNPGTNSYKRLVPGFEAPVKLAYSAKNRSASIRIPFVANPKGRRVEARFPDPLMNPYLGFAALLMAGLDGVENKIHPGEAASKDLYHLPPEEDALIPTVCHSLDQALEYLDKDRAFLTKGGVFTDAYIDAYIELKMQEVTRFRMATHPVEFDMYYSL, from the coding sequence ATGGCAAAGACCGTCGCCGATGTACTCAAGCTCGTCAAGGAAAACGAGGTCAAGTTCGTCGACTTCCGCTTCACCGACACCCGCGGCAAAGAGCAGCACGTGACCGTGCCGGTCTCGGCTTTCGATGAAGACAAATTCACCTCGGGCCACGCATTCGACGGCTCGTCCATCGCCGGCTGGAAGGGAATCGAAGCCTCGGACATGCAGCTCATGCCCGACCCGAACACCGCCAACATCGACCCGTTCTTCGAAGAAACGACGCTGATCCTGACCTGCGACGTGATCGACCCCGCCGACGGCAAGGCCTACGAGCGCGACCCGCGCTCGCTCGCCAAGCGCGCCGAAGCCTACATGAAGGCATCGGGCCTGGGCGACACCGCCTTCTTCGGTCCGGAACCCGAATTCTTCGTGTTCGACGGCGTTCGCTGGAAGAACGACATGTCGGGCTGCTTCGTGAAGATCGAGTCCGAAGAAGCCTCGTGGAACACCGACAAGGAATACGAGCACGGCAACACCGGCCACCGTCCCGCAGTCAAGGGCGGCTACTTCCCGGTTCCCCCGGTCGACAGCTTCCAGGACATGCGCTCCGAAATGTGTCTGGTGCTCGAATCGCTGGGCATCCCGGTCGAAGTGCATCACCATGAAGTGGCCAACGCCGGCCAGATGGAACTCGGCACCAAGTTCAGCACGCTGGTCCAGCGCGCCGACTGGGTCCAGCTGCAGAAGTACGTGATCCACAACGTGGCGCACGCCTACGGCAAGACCGCCACCTTCATGCCCAAGCCCATCGTCGGCGACAACGGCTCCGGCATGCACGTGCACCAGTCGGTCTGGAAGGACGGCAAGAACCTGTTCGCAGGCGACGGCTATGCAGGCCTGAGCGATTTCGCGCTGCACTACATCGGCGGCATCATCAAGCACGCACGTGCCCTGAACGCCATCACGAACCCCGGCACCAACAGCTACAAGCGCCTGGTGCCCGGCTTCGAAGCCCCGGTGAAGCTGGCCTATTCGGCCAAGAACCGCTCGGCCTCGATCCGCATTCCGTTCGTGGCCAACCCGAAGGGCCGCCGCGTCGAAGCGCGCTTCCCCGATCCGCTGATGAACCCGTACCTGGGCTTCGCCGCGCTGCTGATGGCCGGCCTCGACGGCGTGGAGAACAAGATCCATCCGGGCGAAGCTGCCAGCAAGGACCTGTACCACCTGCCGCCGGAAGAAGACGCGCTGATCCCGACCGTCTGCCACAGCCTCGACCAGGCCCTGGAATACCTGGACAAGGACCGTGCGTTCCTGACCAAGGGCGGCGTGTTCACCGATGCCTACATCGATGCTTACATCGAACTGAAGATGCAGGAAGTCACGCGCTTCCGCATGGCGACGCACCCCGTCGAGTTCGACATGTACTACTCGCTGTAA
- the tssA gene encoding type VI secretion system protein TssA, with amino-acid sequence MAALLAPLNAEAANGFAPDLAAFLAPLDIDGPGGPALRYDAVYGRIRDARMEEDASLPMGEWTRPLKKADWRACEMLCAELLQRRSKDLQVAAWLTEAWMHRHAIDGLLAGTRLLEGLAREFWDEVHPRIEDNDADMRAATFVWANDTFAQVLLMRVPLLAWPDFSPPFINLNDWQRALTTEFGAGTSAPAGNAKSKAKEVAEEPTAQTVSRQDILDRAARDLHAVAALDDRVALAADAWRRLGALLDERLGADAPSLSKVTEMLARMRQALRSLLQERDPRGQPAPAWAAEPPAAPLAAPLSLLSSATSMDDHHMSEATPALPPTPAALPQAAANGRIGSRAEAYQLLELAAAYLMREEPHSPTPYLVNRAVAWGRMPLPQLMQEVLREDGDLNRFFSIIGVRQDA; translated from the coding sequence ATGGCCGCCCTGCTCGCTCCCCTGAACGCCGAGGCCGCCAACGGCTTCGCGCCCGATCTCGCGGCCTTCCTCGCGCCGCTGGACATCGACGGCCCCGGCGGGCCGGCACTGCGCTACGACGCCGTGTACGGACGCATCCGCGACGCACGCATGGAGGAAGACGCCAGCCTGCCGATGGGCGAATGGACCCGCCCGCTGAAGAAGGCCGACTGGCGCGCCTGCGAGATGCTGTGTGCCGAGCTGCTGCAACGGCGCAGCAAGGACCTGCAGGTGGCTGCCTGGCTCACCGAGGCCTGGATGCATCGCCACGCGATCGACGGTCTTCTCGCGGGCACGCGGCTCCTCGAAGGGCTCGCGCGCGAGTTCTGGGACGAGGTGCATCCGCGCATCGAGGACAACGACGCCGACATGCGCGCCGCCACCTTCGTGTGGGCCAACGACACCTTCGCGCAGGTGCTGCTGATGCGGGTGCCGCTGCTCGCGTGGCCCGACTTCTCGCCGCCCTTCATCAACCTGAACGACTGGCAGCGCGCGCTGACCACCGAGTTCGGTGCCGGTACGAGCGCGCCCGCAGGCAATGCGAAGTCGAAGGCCAAGGAAGTAGCCGAGGAACCGACGGCACAGACGGTGTCGCGCCAGGACATCCTCGACCGCGCGGCGCGTGACCTGCACGCGGTGGCCGCGCTCGACGACCGCGTGGCGCTGGCGGCCGACGCCTGGCGCCGCCTGGGCGCGCTGCTCGATGAACGCCTGGGCGCCGATGCGCCCAGCCTGTCGAAGGTCACCGAGATGCTGGCACGCATGCGCCAGGCCCTGCGCAGCCTGCTGCAGGAGCGCGACCCGCGCGGCCAGCCCGCGCCGGCGTGGGCCGCCGAGCCACCGGCTGCGCCGCTTGCCGCGCCGCTGTCCCTTCTTTCTTCCGCGACCTCGATGGACGACCACCACATGAGCGAAGCCACGCCCGCACTCCCCCCCACGCCGGCGGCACTGCCGCAAGCCGCGGCGAACGGCCGCATCGGCAGCCGCGCCGAGGCCTACCAGCTGCTCGAGCTGGCCGCCGCCTACCTGATGCGCGAAGAGCCGCACAGCCCCACGCCCTACCTCGTGAACCGTGCTGTCGCATGGGGGCGCATGCCGCTGCCGCAACTGATGCAGGAAGTGTTGCGCGAGGACGGCGACCTGAACCGCTTCTTTTCGATCATCGGCGTGCGGCAGGACGCCTGA
- the ntrC gene encoding nitrogen regulation protein NR(I) has protein sequence MKPIWIVDDDQSIRFVLEKALLREDLPTRSFTNTREVLAALEQAGDDEQQAPQVLVSDIRMPGGSGLDLLDKIKARHPGLPVIIMTAFSDLDSAVSAFQGGAFEYLPKPFDLPRAVELIRRAVDESQREEVAEERMVAAPEMLGQAPAMQDVFRAIGRLSQSNVTVLITGESGSGKELVARALHKHSPRANGPFVAINTAAIPKDLLESELFGHERGAFTGAQTMRRGRFEQAEGGTLFLDEIGDMPFDLQTRLLRVLSDGHFYRVGGHNSVKANVRVIAATHQDLEQRVKLGGFREDLFHRLNVIRLRLPALRERGEDVPALTRHFLQVSARQLGVEPKRISDAALARLAAFSFPGNVRQLENICHWLTVMAPAQLIEAKDLPPEVMAGGAAVDAHAHAAESAATAPAGMPQQAVAPLPVAGVEAPSATHSAHAAADAPEAPAAGGVSSWEGGLEAEAQALLAAGRTDVWDVLSRRFESRLILTALANTRGRRIEAAQKLGIGRNTITRKIQELGIE, from the coding sequence ATGAAGCCGATCTGGATAGTTGATGACGACCAATCGATTCGCTTCGTGCTCGAGAAGGCTCTGCTGCGCGAAGACCTGCCCACGCGCAGTTTCACGAATACCCGAGAGGTGCTGGCCGCCCTCGAGCAGGCCGGCGACGACGAGCAGCAGGCGCCCCAGGTCCTGGTGAGCGACATCCGGATGCCGGGCGGCTCCGGGCTCGACCTGCTCGACAAGATCAAGGCCCGGCACCCCGGCCTGCCCGTCATCATCATGACGGCGTTCTCCGACCTCGACAGCGCCGTCTCGGCCTTTCAAGGCGGTGCCTTCGAATACCTGCCCAAACCCTTCGACCTGCCGCGTGCGGTCGAGCTCATCCGCCGCGCGGTCGACGAAAGCCAGCGCGAGGAAGTCGCGGAAGAACGTATGGTCGCTGCGCCCGAGATGCTCGGCCAGGCGCCCGCGATGCAGGACGTGTTCCGCGCCATCGGCCGGCTCTCGCAGAGCAACGTCACGGTGCTCATCACCGGCGAATCGGGCTCGGGCAAGGAGCTGGTGGCGCGCGCGCTGCACAAGCACTCGCCGCGCGCCAACGGCCCGTTCGTGGCCATCAACACCGCCGCCATCCCGAAGGACCTGCTCGAGAGCGAGCTCTTCGGCCATGAGCGCGGCGCCTTCACCGGCGCGCAGACCATGCGCCGCGGCCGCTTCGAGCAGGCCGAGGGCGGCACGCTGTTCCTCGATGAAATCGGCGACATGCCCTTCGACCTGCAGACGCGCCTGCTGCGCGTACTCAGCGACGGCCACTTCTATCGCGTGGGCGGCCACAACTCGGTGAAGGCCAACGTGCGGGTCATCGCGGCCACCCACCAGGACCTGGAGCAGCGCGTCAAGCTCGGCGGCTTCCGCGAAGACCTGTTCCACCGTCTCAACGTGATCCGCCTGCGCCTGCCGGCCCTGCGCGAACGCGGCGAGGACGTGCCCGCGCTCACGCGCCACTTCCTGCAGGTCAGCGCGCGGCAACTCGGCGTGGAGCCCAAGCGCATTTCCGATGCCGCGCTGGCCAGGCTCGCGGCCTTCAGCTTCCCCGGCAACGTGCGGCAGCTCGAGAACATCTGCCACTGGCTGACCGTGATGGCGCCAGCCCAGCTGATCGAGGCCAAGGACCTGCCGCCCGAAGTGATGGCCGGCGGCGCCGCCGTCGATGCCCACGCCCATGCGGCGGAGAGCGCGGCCACGGCCCCTGCCGGAATGCCGCAGCAGGCCGTGGCGCCGCTGCCGGTGGCGGGCGTCGAGGCGCCATCGGCCACACACAGCGCACACGCCGCAGCCGACGCTCCGGAGGCTCCCGCCGCGGGCGGCGTCAGCAGCTGGGAAGGCGGCCTCGAGGCCGAGGCGCAGGCGCTGCTGGCGGCCGGGCGCACCGACGTGTGGGACGTGCTGTCGCGCCGCTTCGAGTCGCGCCTGATCCTCACGGCGCTGGCCAATACGCGCGGTCGCCGCATCGAGGCCGCGCAGAAGCTGGGCATCGGGCGCAACACCATCACCCGGAAGATCCAGGAACTCGGCATCGAATGA